The following coding sequences are from one Sander lucioperca isolate FBNREF2018 chromosome 2, SLUC_FBN_1.2, whole genome shotgun sequence window:
- the abat gene encoding 4-aminobutyrate aminotransferase, mitochondrial, translated as MASSFISRHFALSLQKNLWLSAPGCRYVSKAAPQAQVEFDFSGPSMKTAVPGPRSQELTKQLGEIQNVGAINFFCNYEESRGNYLVDVDGNRMLDIYTQISSIPIGYNHPALLKLMSNPNNLSTLVNRPALGILPPENFPDKLTESLLSMSPSGMTRVQTMACGSCSNENAFKAMFIWYRNKERGHNTPSEEDLSSCMVNQAPGCPDLSILSFMGAFHGRTMGCLATTHSKAIHKLDVPSFDWPIAPFPRLQYPLEEFSRENAQEEARCLEEVEDLIVKWRQKGKPVAGIVIEPIQAEGGDNHASPDFFKSLRNIARKHGCAFHVDEVQTGGGATGKMWAHEHWGMDDPADIVSFSKKLLTGGYYHRDELQADKPYRIFNTWMGDPSKNLILAEVLNVIRRENLLEEVTRSGKALLNGLYDLQAQYPGMLSRARGQGTFCAIDICDDATRNSILLKARDKGVLLGGCGDRSIRFRPSLVFKEYHVHIFLNIFNEVLAQHK; from the exons ATGGCGTCCTCCTTCATCAGCCGCCACTTTGCTCTCTCCCTGCAGAAAAACTTGTGGCTCAGTGCTCCAG GCTGCAGGTATGTCAGTAAGGCGGCACCACAGGCCCAGGTGGAGTTTGACTTCAGTGGACCCTCCATGAAGACTGCAGTTCCTGGACCACGATCACAa GAGCTGACAAAACAGCTGGGAGAGATCCAG AATGTTGGTGCTATCAACTTCTTCTGTAACTACGAGGAGAGCCGAGGGAACTACCTGGTGGATGTGGACGGCAACCGCATGCTAGACATCTACACTCAGATCTCCTCCATCCCTATTG GATACAACCACCCGGCGCTGCTCAAACTCATGTCCAATCCCAACAATCTG aGTACTCTCGTAAACCGACCAGCCCTGGGAATCCTGCCGCCGGAGAACTTCCCCGACAAACTCACTGAAAGTCTTCTCTCA ATGTCTCCCAGTGGAATGACTCGTGTTCAGACGATGGCCTGCGGATCGTGCTCCAATGAGAATGCTTTCAAAGCCATGTTTATCTGGTACAGG AACAAGGAGCGGGGCCACAACACACCGTCTGAGGAAGACCTCAGCTCCTGCATGGTCAACCAG GCCCCAGGTTGTCCAGACCTCAGTATCTTATCTTTCATGGGAGCTTTCCATGGAAGAACCATGG GTTGCTTGGCAACAACACACTCCAAAGCGATCCACAAGCTGGATGTGCCATCATTTGATTGGCCGATCGCTCCGTTTCCTCGACTGCAGTACCCGCTGGAGGAATTCAGCAGAGAGAATGCACAGGAAGAGGCTCGCTGTctggaggag GTGGAAGATCTGATCGTGAAATGGAGGCAGAAGGGGAAGCCGGTGGCTGGGATTGTCATTGAACCAATCCAGGCTGAAGGTGGAGATAACCACGCCTCCCCAGACTTCTTCAAAAGCCTCCGCAACATTGCACGCAAG CATGGATGTGCTTTTCACGTGGATGAAGTCCAGACTGGTGGAGGGGCCACAGGAAAGATGTGGGCCCATGAGCACTGGGGCATGGATGATCCTGCTGACATTGTCTCCTTCAGCAAGAAGCTTCTGACTGGTGGCTACTACCACAGGGACGAATTACAGGCTGATAAG CCGTACCGTATCTTTAACACATGGATGGGTGACCCATCAAAGAACTTGATCCTGGCTGAGGTTCTTAATGTGATTCGCAGAGAAAACCTTCTGGAGGAAGTGACCCGTTCTGGAAAAGCCTTGCTAAACGGCCTTTATGACCTACAG GCTCAGTACCCCGGCATGTTGAGCCGAGCTCGAGGACAGGGGACCTTCTGTGCCATTGATATCTGCGATGACGCAACACGCAACAGCATCCTGCTCAAGGCCAGAGACAAAG